One Thermococcus kodakarensis KOD1 genomic window carries:
- a CDS encoding glycosyl hydrolase family 18 protein — protein MKKIWTSIVLTAVLLLSLVQVGTFPWASAAESVSLSGSAIAWDVVNLTWSPYSSAKAYEVYRSTDPSNLFSPNNLLVVVNWSSYPKYEPGKTYNQGDVVEYNGKIWRVKYWTQSVPGSDDSWELVGDVVPTTSYLDQYHLKANTTYYYGVVPVLADGSRGSPSNVLAITTPLEPYRVIVYYISWGRYARKFYVSDIPWEKVTHVNYAFLDLKEDGTVAFYDTYADPLNLEAMKEYKRKYPAVKVLISVGGWTLSKYFSVVAADPAKRQRFAETAIEILRKYNLDGIDIDWEYPGGGGMAGNYESPDDGKNFVLLLKDLREALDKAAKEDHKDYLLTAATPADPVKAGRIDWVEASKYLDSINIMTYDYHGAWETITGHLAPLYCDPNAPYTDENVKYHFCVNYTVQWYIQHVPDKTKITVGLPFYSRSFANVPPENNGLYQPFSGTPAGTWGPAYETYGVMDYWDVAEKNQSSEYEYHWDPIAQVAWLYSPSKRIFITFDDPRAIGIKVDYMLKNGLGGVMIWEITADRKPGTNDHPLLDTVLQHLGEKPPAWIPDTYYIGSNIPSNITVPEPTPLPPSNETTPEDNQTNPNPSQGNETNPNPSPGNETTPSDNQTTPSTGDFVKPGSLSVKVTDWGNTEYDVTLNLGGTYDWVVKVKLKDGSSVSSFWSANKAEEGGYVVFTPVSWNRGPTATFGFIATGSESVEAIYLYVDGQLWDAWPSNTQQPEENQTVPSPSPGNETTPTPSPGNETAPSENQTTPSTGDLVKPDAFSVKIQDWGSTEYDVTLNLGGTYDWVVKVKLKDGSAVSSVWSANKAEEGGYVVFTPVSWNKGPTATFGFIATGSEPVEAMYLYVNDQLWDVWPETASAPGNESTPSDNQTNPNPSPGNETNPNPSPGNETGPYVPAGPGLPEHFFAPYIDMSLGIHKPLVEYYNLTGTPYFTLAFVLYSSVYNGPAWAGSIPLDAFVDEVKGLREAGGDVIIAFGGAVGPYLCQQAKTPEQLAQWYIQVIDTYNATYLDFDIESGVDADKLADALLIVQRERPNVRFSFTLPSDPGIGLAGGYGIIETMAKKGVIVDRVNPMTMDYYWTPANADNAISVAEHVFNQLKQIYPDKSDDEIWGMIGLTPMIGTNDDKSVFSLQDAEKLVDWAIQHKIRSLAFWSVDRDHPGPTGEVSPIHRGTSDPDWAFSHAFLRFMKAFQPVASTAQVAVAVPV, from the coding sequence GTGAAGAAGATTTGGACTTCAATAGTTTTGACCGCAGTGCTCCTGCTGTCCCTGGTCCAGGTGGGCACTTTCCCCTGGGCTTCAGCGGCGGAGAGCGTAAGCCTGAGCGGGAGCGCTATAGCATGGGACGTTGTGAACCTGACTTGGAGCCCGTACAGCAGCGCCAAGGCGTACGAGGTGTACAGGAGCACGGATCCCTCCAACCTGTTCTCACCGAACAACCTGCTGGTGGTCGTTAACTGGAGCAGCTATCCGAAATATGAGCCAGGGAAGACATACAACCAGGGCGATGTCGTTGAGTACAACGGGAAGATATGGCGCGTTAAGTACTGGACCCAGAGCGTTCCAGGAAGCGACGACTCCTGGGAGCTCGTAGGGGATGTTGTCCCAACCACAAGCTACCTCGACCAGTATCACCTGAAGGCAAACACAACCTACTACTACGGGGTCGTCCCGGTTCTCGCCGATGGAAGCAGGGGAAGTCCCTCGAACGTCCTCGCCATAACGACTCCCCTCGAACCTTACAGGGTCATAGTCTACTACATCTCCTGGGGAAGGTACGCGAGGAAGTTCTACGTGAGCGACATCCCCTGGGAGAAGGTTACCCACGTCAACTACGCCTTCCTCGACCTCAAGGAGGATGGAACCGTTGCCTTCTACGATACCTACGCTGATCCTCTCAACCTCGAGGCCATGAAGGAGTACAAAAGGAAGTATCCAGCCGTCAAGGTTCTCATCTCAGTCGGCGGATGGACTCTCAGCAAGTACTTCTCGGTGGTCGCCGCAGACCCGGCCAAGAGACAGCGCTTCGCCGAGACTGCCATAGAGATCCTCAGAAAGTACAACCTCGACGGAATTGATATCGACTGGGAGTACCCGGGCGGCGGAGGTATGGCGGGCAACTACGAGAGTCCCGACGACGGTAAGAACTTCGTTCTTCTCCTCAAGGATTTGAGGGAGGCCCTCGACAAGGCCGCAAAAGAGGACCACAAGGACTACCTCCTAACGGCCGCAACGCCGGCCGATCCGGTTAAGGCTGGCAGGATAGATTGGGTGGAGGCGAGCAAGTACCTCGATTCAATCAACATCATGACCTACGACTACCACGGCGCCTGGGAGACCATAACCGGCCACCTTGCCCCGCTCTACTGCGATCCAAACGCGCCATACACCGATGAGAACGTCAAGTACCACTTCTGCGTCAACTACACCGTCCAGTGGTACATCCAGCACGTTCCCGATAAGACCAAGATAACCGTCGGCCTGCCCTTCTACAGCAGGAGCTTTGCCAACGTCCCGCCCGAGAACAACGGCCTCTACCAGCCCTTCAGCGGCACCCCAGCTGGAACCTGGGGACCGGCCTACGAGACCTACGGAGTTATGGACTACTGGGACGTTGCCGAGAAGAACCAGAGCAGCGAGTACGAGTACCACTGGGATCCGATAGCCCAGGTGGCCTGGCTCTACTCCCCGAGCAAGAGGATATTCATAACCTTCGACGATCCCAGGGCGATCGGGATAAAGGTTGACTACATGCTGAAGAACGGCCTCGGCGGAGTGATGATATGGGAGATCACAGCTGACAGGAAGCCCGGGACCAACGACCACCCGCTTCTCGATACTGTTCTCCAGCACCTCGGCGAGAAGCCGCCGGCGTGGATTCCGGACACCTACTACATCGGCTCGAACATCCCGAGCAACATAACCGTTCCAGAGCCGACGCCACTGCCGCCGAGCAACGAGACAACCCCTGAGGACAATCAGACCAATCCAAACCCATCACAGGGAAATGAAACCAATCCAAACCCGTCACCTGGAAACGAGACCACACCCTCGGACAACCAGACGACTCCATCCACCGGGGATTTTGTCAAGCCGGGTTCTTTGAGCGTCAAGGTAACCGACTGGGGCAACACTGAATACGATGTCACCCTCAACCTCGGTGGAACCTATGACTGGGTCGTCAAGGTCAAACTCAAGGACGGTTCAAGCGTATCGAGCTTCTGGAGCGCGAACAAGGCCGAGGAAGGCGGTTACGTCGTCTTCACGCCGGTGAGCTGGAACAGGGGGCCGACGGCAACGTTCGGATTCATCGCCACTGGAAGCGAGTCCGTTGAAGCGATTTACCTCTACGTAGACGGCCAGCTCTGGGATGCCTGGCCCTCAAACACCCAACAACCGGAGGAAAACCAGACAGTCCCAAGCCCGTCACCTGGCAACGAGACGACTCCCACACCCTCCCCCGGAAACGAGACCGCACCCTCAGAGAACCAGACAACTCCGTCCACGGGAGATCTAGTCAAGCCGGATGCATTCAGCGTTAAAATCCAGGACTGGGGAAGCACGGAGTACGATGTAACCCTGAACCTCGGTGGAACTTACGACTGGGTCGTTAAAGTCAAGCTCAAGGACGGATCAGCCGTCTCAAGCGTCTGGAGCGCTAACAAGGCCGAGGAAGGTGGTTACGTAGTCTTCACTCCCGTAAGCTGGAACAAGGGACCGACGGCAACCTTCGGCTTCATCGCCACTGGCAGCGAGCCCGTTGAGGCCATGTACCTCTACGTAAACGATCAGCTCTGGGACGTCTGGCCAGAAACCGCATCAGCCCCGGGCAACGAGAGTACTCCATCCGACAACCAGACCAATCCGAATCCATCACCGGGCAACGAAACCAATCCAAATCCCAGCCCAGGAAACGAGACGGGCCCGTACGTTCCAGCAGGCCCAGGTCTTCCCGAGCACTTCTTCGCCCCATACATCGACATGAGCCTCGGCATACACAAGCCGCTCGTTGAGTACTACAACCTCACGGGAACACCGTACTTCACACTCGCCTTCGTCCTCTACAGTTCAGTCTACAACGGGCCGGCCTGGGCTGGAAGCATTCCCTTGGATGCCTTCGTTGATGAGGTAAAAGGGCTCAGGGAAGCTGGGGGAGACGTTATTATAGCCTTCGGGGGCGCAGTTGGCCCCTACCTCTGCCAGCAGGCAAAAACTCCAGAACAGCTCGCCCAGTGGTACATTCAGGTCATAGACACCTACAACGCCACATACCTCGATTTTGACATCGAATCTGGTGTAGACGCCGACAAACTTGCGGATGCTCTCCTGATCGTCCAGAGGGAGAGGCCGAACGTCAGGTTCAGCTTCACACTCCCGAGCGACCCGGGAATAGGTCTCGCGGGCGGATACGGAATAATAGAGACCATGGCAAAGAAGGGGGTCATTGTCGACAGGGTCAATCCGATGACGATGGACTACTACTGGACGCCAGCAAACGCCGACAACGCCATAAGCGTGGCCGAACACGTCTTTAACCAGCTCAAGCAGATCTATCCTGACAAGAGCGACGACGAAATATGGGGCATGATCGGCCTGACTCCGATGATAGGAACCAACGACGACAAGAGCGTCTTCTCGCTCCAGGATGCCGAAAAGCTCGTCGACTGGGCAATTCAGCACAAGATACGCTCCCTTGCCTTCTGGAGCGTTGACAGAGATCACCCAGGGCCGACAGGAGAGGTCTCACCAATCCACAGGGGAACCAGCGACCCCGATTGGGCCTTCAGCCACGCCTTCCTGAGGTTCATGAAGGCATTCCAGCCGGTTGCCAGCACGGCTCAGGTGGCAGTTGCAGTTCCAGTTTGA
- a CDS encoding radical SAM protein, whose amino-acid sequence MVWETPYFSYAVRELPKGCQLCVRGEKLVLFTTGVCPRDCFYCPLSPWRRGDVVYANERPVKNVDDVIEEARIQEAKGAGITGGDPLARLERTVEYIRTLKENFGKDFHIHLYTTGALATEKALSKLYDAGLDEIRFHPDLFNPNSKLFKVEIENIRKAFDFDWDVGGEIPSIPGQLDRMKWYAEFLDKHGAKFLNVNELEFSEMTLKTLLDMGFQPVSDESSAIKGSLELGLEFLEWGEENTSLSYHLCTAKLKDAVQLKNRLRRMARNVARPYMEVTEEGTLRFGIAEYDDLDELYEFLVEEAEVPSEWLHINREKGRIEMPEEVAVELADAVEGDVKFFIVEEYPTWDRLEVERIPLP is encoded by the coding sequence TTGGTCTGGGAGACGCCTTACTTTTCATACGCTGTGAGAGAGCTCCCCAAGGGCTGTCAGCTCTGCGTTAGGGGTGAGAAGCTCGTCCTCTTCACCACAGGTGTCTGTCCGAGGGACTGCTTCTACTGCCCTCTGAGCCCCTGGAGAAGGGGGGACGTTGTCTACGCCAACGAGAGACCTGTTAAGAATGTTGATGACGTCATTGAGGAAGCGAGAATTCAGGAAGCCAAAGGTGCTGGAATTACGGGAGGAGACCCTCTGGCGAGGCTTGAGAGGACGGTCGAGTACATAAGAACGCTGAAGGAGAACTTTGGGAAGGACTTCCACATCCACCTCTACACCACTGGAGCGCTCGCAACCGAAAAGGCCCTCTCGAAGCTCTACGATGCCGGACTGGACGAAATAAGGTTCCACCCAGATTTATTCAACCCAAACTCAAAGCTCTTCAAGGTCGAGATAGAGAACATACGGAAGGCCTTCGACTTTGACTGGGACGTTGGAGGGGAGATTCCCTCGATTCCAGGACAGCTTGACAGAATGAAGTGGTACGCGGAGTTTTTAGACAAGCACGGCGCTAAGTTCCTGAACGTGAACGAGCTCGAGTTCAGCGAGATGACGCTTAAAACGCTCCTTGACATGGGCTTCCAGCCAGTCAGCGACGAGAGCTCCGCCATAAAGGGCTCGCTCGAGCTTGGCCTTGAATTCCTGGAGTGGGGTGAGGAGAACACCTCCCTGAGCTACCACCTCTGCACGGCGAAGCTGAAGGATGCAGTCCAGCTGAAGAACAGGCTGAGGAGGATGGCGAGGAACGTGGCAAGGCCCTACATGGAGGTAACGGAAGAGGGAACGCTCCGCTTCGGCATAGCGGAATACGACGACCTTGACGAGCTCTACGAGTTCCTCGTTGAGGAAGCGGAGGTTCCAAGTGAGTGGCTCCACATCAACCGCGAGAAGGGCAGGATAGAGATGCCTGAAGAGGTCGCCGTTGAGCTTGCCGATGCGGTAGAAGGCGATGTGAAGTTCTTCATCGTGGAAGAATACCCGACGTGGGACAGACTTGAGGTGGAAAGGATTCCGCTTCCTTAG
- a CDS encoding ribonuclease P protein component 2 produces the protein MREKPKYLPPTLRDKNRYIAFQVIGERPFKKDEIKKAVWEASLSALGYLGSARAKPWFIKFDEKSQTGIVRVDRKHVEELRFALTMLTEINGSKVIFRTLGVSGTIKRLKRKFLAEYGWR, from the coding sequence ATGAGGGAGAAGCCGAAGTACCTGCCGCCGACGCTCAGGGACAAGAACAGATACATAGCGTTCCAGGTTATTGGGGAGAGGCCCTTCAAGAAGGACGAAATAAAGAAAGCGGTCTGGGAGGCCAGCCTCTCCGCCCTGGGGTACCTCGGCTCGGCGAGGGCAAAGCCATGGTTCATCAAGTTCGACGAGAAAAGCCAGACTGGAATAGTTAGGGTTGACAGGAAGCACGTTGAAGAGCTCCGCTTTGCACTGACCATGCTCACAGAGATAAACGGCTCAAAGGTCATCTTCAGAACTTTAGGCGTTTCGGGGACGATAAAAAGATTAAAGAGGAAGTTCTTAGCCGAGTACGGGTGGCGCTAG